CAGGTTTGTAAAGAATGGCAGTGGAATTAAGATCGTAATTCCTGGTGATAAAGAATACCTGTAATATCAATATTTTATCGCAACAGAATTTTGATAAATTACACGGATGTGATTTTTCAAATTGACCTTATTACGCGCCAAAATAATCCACTGATGGGTTATTTTAGATGAGATTATTTTGCATAGGGATGGAATTACTGAAAAAGTTAATAAACTAAAGGTGATCAACAATGTCCCAACTCATAATTGGGCAAGCAGTTCAGCTTACCATGAGAATCCGCAGGGTGCTTGCTAATAACGCAGGGATTATGCCTGGCACAGGGACTAACACATATTTGATTGGAGAAGAGAATATTGCTGTAATTGATCCCGGGCCAGATGATGAAGGGCACATCAGGTCTATTTTGAATGCGGTTGGTGATCGTATCCGTTGGATATTAGTAACACATACCCATCCAGATCATTCCCCTGGCGCTCATTTATTAAAAACTGAGACAGGAGCAGAGGTCATGGGTGGGAGACCGCCAAAGGAGGGGATCATTGATCCGAATTATAAACCTGATCGTGTGCTCGATCATGATTCCTGTATACATGGAGATAATTTTACATTAAAGGCCATTTGCACACCGGGTCACGCCTCCAATCATCTCTGCTTTTTGCTAATGGAAGAGAGGGTAATATTTACTGGCGATCACATTATGAACGGCTCAACAGTAGTCATTGCGCCACCGGATGGTGATATGCAGGCCTACCTCGATTCACTGGCGCTGTTAAAGAGGTATTCCGCTGAAAGGCTTGCTCCTGGTCATGGTGAAATGATGGATGATCCTGATTCAGTTATAGATGGATTGATAAAGCATCGCTTACAGCGTGAAGGAAAGGTGATCAACTCTTTACGACATCTTGAAAAAGGCACAATCGAGTCATTGACCCCGCTTGCCTATGATGATGTGCCGAGTTTTCTGCATCCGGTTGCTCGATTTTCGCTTTGGGCTCATCTTCTCAAACTTGAACGAGAGCATCGAGCTTCTAAATCTGGAGATATATGGAGCTTAATAGAATAGGATATAATGCAATAATAGATATTCCCCCTCCAACACTCTATTCCCAAAGTATTTATCATTGTATGAAATAACTACATAATTATATATAATTGGCTATCAAAACAGATGATCGTTTTGGTATTCATTTAGACCTGATAACTATCATTATTCTCCAACATATTCACCATTCTCCCACTTCCCCTTTTCTACTCTTCCGTCATTATGGTAATATACTCCCTCCCCATGAGCCATATCATTTTTATATTCTCCTTCATATTTGTCTCCATTAACCCAATAGAAAACGCCCTTGCCATCCATATAATTGTCTTTCCACTCTCCTTCATATCTATTGCCATTTGCCCAAAAGAAGGTGCCCATGCCATTCCTCAGCCCATCTTTCCATTCACCCTTATACTTGTTTCCTTCAGGCCAATATAAAATGCCATGACCATTCATGGAACCATTTTTCCATTCTCCATCATATTTATTGCCGCTAGGCCAATAAAACCTGCCCTTGCCATGCATATGGTCATCCTTCCACTCTCCTTCGTATTGTAAACCGTTGTCAAAAAGAAAGACCCCATGACCATGCTTTTTCTCTTCTTTCCAATCTCCCTC
Above is a genomic segment from Spirochaetota bacterium containing:
- a CDS encoding MBL fold metallo-hydrolase, with protein sequence MSQLIIGQAVQLTMRIRRVLANNAGIMPGTGTNTYLIGEENIAVIDPGPDDEGHIRSILNAVGDRIRWILVTHTHPDHSPGAHLLKTETGAEVMGGRPPKEGIIDPNYKPDRVLDHDSCIHGDNFTLKAICTPGHASNHLCFLLMEERVIFTGDHIMNGSTVVIAPPDGDMQAYLDSLALLKRYSAERLAPGHGEMMDDPDSVIDGLIKHRLQREGKVINSLRHLEKGTIESLTPLAYDDVPSFLHPVARFSLWAHLLKLEREHRASKSGDIWSLIE
- a CDS encoding phosphatidylinositol kinase; its protein translation is MAKSTVSIDNIEMTGEYEGDWKEEKKHGHGVFLFDNGLQYEGEWKDDHMHGKGRFYWPSGNKYDGEWKNGSMNGHGILYWPEGNKYKGEWKDGLRNGMGTFFWANGNRYEGEWKDNYMDGKGVFYWVNGDKYEGEYKNDMAHGEGVYYHNDGRVEKGKWENGEYVGE